A region from the Vicia villosa cultivar HV-30 ecotype Madison, WI linkage group LG3, Vvil1.0, whole genome shotgun sequence genome encodes:
- the LOC131655215 gene encoding protein BIG GRAIN 1-like B, whose product MYKFENTHIEKRFYNQAETETPSFSSFVLNKILHSIDEEDRKNSDKKFYTETTVNKMSEINAKCNRVDEEEPNLRIKMHHDRYRDQDVMFFSSTPSSSDSSSVLLSSSSDTESIYREKSLNRCFAHSNPKPVKITVPPERSEEITIKSKSRAMKLYNNLKKVKQPISPGGKLTSFLSSLFINTKKTKTVSSYEDVNAERKGKSVESSTCYSARSIDKSRNGAKRTVRFCPVSVIVEEDNRVCSNKCLHGGEDSGLTALSVSTAWKIGRTVSKKKEEEVLNMNKRVDEVLREFHLNRKLLRDFSMRKTEKDDDDIASSSSSDLFELDHLALIGNDRYYYEDLPVFETTHILSNRAIHIM is encoded by the coding sequence ATGTATAAGTTTGAGAACACGCATATAGAAAAACGGTTTTATAACCAAGCTGAAACTGAAACCCCCTCTTTCTCTTCCTTTGTTCTCAACAAGATTCTTCATTCTATCGACGAAGAAGATAGAAAAAATTCCGATAAGAAATTCTACACAGAAACAACCGTTAACAAAATGAGCGAAATCAATGCTAAATGCAATAGAGTTGATGAAGAAGAACCAAATCTTCGCATAAAAATGCATCATGATCGCTATCGTGATCAAGATGTTATGTTCTTTAGTTCCACTCCAAGCTCTTCAGATTCAAGTTCTGTATTATTATCATCTTCCTCCGATACAGAATCAATCTACAGAGAAAAATCACTAAATCGGTGTTTCGCTCATTCGAACCCTAAGCCAGTGAAAATAACAGTTCCTCCTGAGAGAAGCGAAGAAATAACCATCAAATCAAAATCAAGAGCGATGAAGCTTTACAACAATCTCAAGAAGGTGAAGCAGCCAATCTCACCAGGTGGAAAACTCACAAGTTTTCTCAGTTCACTCTTCATAAACACGAAGAAAACAAAAACTGTTTCCTCTTATGAAGATGTGAATGCAGAGAGAAAAGGTAAATCAGTAGAATCTTCAACTTGTTATTCAGCTAGGTCAATAGATAAATCACGTAATGGTGCTAAAAGAACGGTGCGTTTTTGTCCTGTAAGTGTAATTGTTGAGGAAGATAATCGAGTTTGCAGTAACAAATGTTTGCATGGAGGAGAAGATTCTGGTCTAACGGCGTTGTCTGTATCAACTGCATGGAAAATTGGACGAACAGTgagtaagaagaaagaagaagaggttttgaATATGAACAAGAGAGTGGATGAAGTTTTACGAGAGTTTCATCTTAATCGGAAGCTTTTGAGAGATTTTTCTATGAGAAAAACGGAGAAGGATGATGATGATATAGCAAGTAGTTCAAGTTCAGATCTTTTCGAGCTTGATCACTTAGCTTTGATCGGAAATGATAGGTATTATTATGAGGATTTGCCTGTGTTTGAAACTACTCATATTCTTTCTAATCGTGCCATTCACATTATGTAA